From Halomicrobium salinisoli, the proteins below share one genomic window:
- the hisG gene encoding ATP phosphoribosyltransferase: MRIAVPNKGRLHDPSVDLLERAGLHVVDGADRQLYAETVDPDVTILYARAADIPEYVADGAADVGITGYDQVCEAPVDLAELRDLDFGKCRLVLAAPEDGDVETVYDFEGGRVATEFPNVTRDYFDEMDVDVDITEVSGATELTPHVDIADGIVDISSTGTTLRMNRLEVVDEVLQSSVRLFAREEVADDEKVRQVATALSSVVDAEGKRYLMMNAPADALDDVKEVLPGMGGPTVMDVAGSDDVAVHAVVDEDEVFETITELKAVGASDVLVTEIERLVE, encoded by the coding sequence TGCCCAACAAGGGGCGCCTGCACGACCCGTCGGTCGACCTGCTGGAGCGGGCGGGGCTGCACGTCGTCGACGGGGCCGACCGCCAGCTGTACGCCGAGACGGTCGACCCCGACGTGACCATCCTCTACGCTCGCGCCGCGGACATCCCGGAGTACGTCGCCGACGGCGCCGCCGACGTGGGGATCACCGGCTACGATCAGGTCTGCGAGGCCCCGGTCGACCTCGCGGAGCTGCGGGACCTGGACTTCGGGAAGTGCCGCCTCGTGCTGGCGGCGCCGGAGGACGGCGACGTCGAGACCGTCTACGACTTCGAGGGCGGCCGCGTCGCCACGGAGTTCCCGAACGTCACCCGCGACTACTTCGACGAGATGGACGTCGACGTCGACATCACGGAGGTCTCCGGCGCGACGGAGCTGACCCCGCACGTCGACATCGCCGACGGCATCGTCGACATCTCCTCGACGGGCACGACCCTGCGGATGAACAGGCTGGAGGTGGTCGACGAGGTACTGCAGTCCTCCGTCCGTCTGTTCGCCCGCGAGGAGGTCGCCGACGACGAGAAGGTCCGCCAGGTCGCGACGGCGCTGAGCTCGGTGGTCGACGCCGAGGGCAAGCGCTACCTCATGATGAACGCCCCCGCGGACGCCTTAGACGACGTGAAGGAGGTCCTCCCGGGCATGGGCGGGCCGACCGTGATGGACGTGGCCGGCTCGGACGACGTGGCGGTCCACGCCGTCGTCGACGAGGACGAGGTGTTCGAGACCATCACCGAACTGAAGGCCGTCGGCGCCAGCGACGTGCTGGTGACCGAGATCGAGCGGCTCGTCGAGTAG